In one window of Miscanthus floridulus cultivar M001 chromosome 12, ASM1932011v1, whole genome shotgun sequence DNA:
- the LOC136497105 gene encoding autophagy-related protein 13a-like: protein MSGMSDSAGGVRAGAELMVEQFHLKVLHAVLAVRTPRPLAAAAAASSSSFRRRDRWFHLPLHDPPPPPEAADRLDELAPGEPLVVDVLLCPAGGVGARGEVVERWTVACEPWPDAAGGEEVAVNRAYKHCFTLLRSVYAALRVLPAYRIFRLLCANPSYNYEMGHRVDTFAEPFSRPQEAAMRSQRFVPVETQLGRLVVSVQYLPSLAAFNIEITSLSPSVIIPDYVGSPAAEPMRAFPASLTEATGSGFPPSYQQQRPHSWASPAFWPHTPAHQARFSPPTVFYASPTPSPPHFPPRLMRWESAPMPIPQVNERRSPAHRQNLLPPPLPRRGDMGAAGALESPSESGRLIGRMEELRIADPYATSSPRHKGKDNKDESGRFSALSSCDSPRQDDLDDVDYHFDVDDVDTPVSQPRSADGKETGDQVGSSSHKSQDAQVGSLINLLRNARPLRNPSNSSQTSRAEASEVASASSVTSRRTSDALEELQSFKEIRERLLSRSSAKHQEPPGKP from the exons ATGTCCGGGATGTCCGACTCCGCTGGGGGCGTGCGCGCGGGCGCGGAGCTGATGGTGGAGCAGTTCCACCTCAAGGTGCTCCACGCCGTCCTCGCCGTGCGCACGCCGCGCCCgctcgccgcggcggcggcggcgtcgtcgtcgtcgttcagGCGGAGGGACAGGTGGTTCCATCTCCCGCTCCacgacccgccgccgccgcccgaggCGGCCGACCGCCTGGACGAGCTGGCCCCCGGGGAGCCGCTGGTGGTGGACGTCCTCCTGTGCCCCGCCGGTGGTGTGGGAGCCCGAGGGGAGGTGGtggagaggtggactgtggcgtGCGAGCCCTGGCCGGACGCCGCGGGCGGCGAGGAGGTTGCCGTGAACCGGGCGTACAAGCACTGCTTCACGCTGCTCAGGTCCGTCTACGCCGCCCTCCGCGTCCTCCCGGCGTACCGCATCTTCCGCCTCCTCTGCGCCAATCCCTCCTACAACTACGAGATGGGCCACCGCGTTGACACCTTCGCCGAGCCCTTCTCGCGCCCCCAGGAGGCCGCCATGCGTTCCCAACGCTTTGTTCCCGTCGAAACCCAGCTCGGTCGCCTCGTCGTTTCCGTCCAGTACCTCCCTAGCCTCGCCGCCTTCAACATCGAGATCACCTCCCTTTCGCCCTCCGTGATAATCCCAGACTACGTCGGCAGCCCAGCTGCTGAGCCCATGCGAGCCTTCCCGGCCTCTCTTACAGAAGCCACGGGCTCCGGCTTCCCACCGTCCTATCAGCAGCAGCGCCCACACAGCTGGGCTTCGCCTGCGTTCTGGCCGCACACGCCGGCACACCAGGCCAGGTTCTCGCCGCCTACAGTGTTTTACGCGTCACCGACGCCATCGCCTCCCCACTTTCCACCCCGTCTCATGAGGTGGGAGTCTGCGCCAATGCCCATACCACAGGTGAACGAGAGGAGGAGCCCCGCACACCGCCAGAATCTGCTGCCACCGCCTTTGCCGAGAAGAGGAGACATGGGGGCAGCAGGTGCTCTGGAGTCTCCATCTGAGAGTGGCCGGTTGATTGGGAGGATGGAGGAACTTCGGATAGCTGATCCATATGCGACCTCGTCACCCAGACATAAG GGCAAGGACAATAAAGATGAATCTGGCAGATTCTCTGCACTCTCCTCATGTGATTCACCACGGCAAGATGATCTGGATGATGTGGATTACCATTTTGACGTTGATGATGTTGACACTCCAGTCTCCCAGCCTCG GAGTGCTGATGGGAAGGAAACAGGTGATCAGGTTGGTTCATCATCCCATAAATCTCAAGACGCACAAGTCGGTTCTCTAATCAACCTGCTGAGAAACGCCCGCCCTCTGCGAAATCCTAGCAATTCATCACAAACTTCAAGGGCTGAGGCCAGCGAAGTAGCCTCAGCAAGCTCGGTCACATCCCGCAGGACATCTGACGCGCTTGAGGAGCTCCAGTCCTTCAAAGAGATAAGGGAGCGACTGCTGTCCCGGAGCAGCGCAAAACATCAAGAGCCACCGGGAAAGCCATAG